The genomic segment AACTCCTACTAAAGCCCCTCTGACTGCCGGACAAAAAGGACGTATTAGCCTCATCATTGACGGCGACAATACTTTCCTGAGTGCTAAAGAACAAGGGCTGAGGATTGATTATCAGAAACTCATACCTGAGTTAAGTCAGGGAGCCTCTCAACTAATAGGAGCATTCCATTTTGCCTCTGTAGACTCTGCTAAAGAGAAGGAAGTCAACTTCTTGAAATTCCTTAATTCTATTGGCTACAAGGTTGTCTCCCAAGAAATCATTCAACACAAAGATGGCTCTAAGGAGGGCAATTTAGATCCAGAGATCATGCTTCAAATGATTCGTTGCATCGACACTAGCGATACTGTTGTGTTAGTCAGTGGCGACGGAGATTTCAAACCCTTTGTTGAATATCTCAAGGAAAAGCATTGCCGGGTTGAGGTTTATGGCTTTGAGGCTTCGACCAACAAGACTTTAAAGAAAGTCAGCGATCGCTACGTTGATTTGAAGACTTTAGATGTGTTCAAGAACAACCCGGATAGGGACAATCCTCCTAAGCCAAAACCCGTACTTTGTAGCCCCTCTCGCTAACAATAATAGCTTGAATTGATTTCAGAGGGAAGGGATTAACCTTCCCTTTTTCCGTTTTTGAGTACTGTCACCCGCTCTGATACCAAGTTGCGTTCATAATATTGTACCTTCTCTCTCCCTTTTTCCAGAGTTGTGTTGCAAAAAGTTATTGAGGACAGAGAATTCCTGTTCTTGCAGTTTGGTTTATGCAACTCTCCCAAAAATTTGAGCCACAAATTTGACTTGTTTTAAAATATCTCCTTTGGCTACTCCCACCTGCCCCTTTCTTATCATATTCATTGCTTCGTAACCAATAAGTGTTT from the Crinalium epipsammum PCC 9333 genome contains:
- a CDS encoding LabA-like NYN domain-containing protein, yielding MVTNAKVSSSSDFRNVILAFLSVSSTVAAAVFQQVWLAIVPFVCILQLKQNPSLQLQLLQKQYGALVGEMSSMNTGIEELSQKLTPTKAPLTAGQKGRISLIIDGDNTFLSAKEQGLRIDYQKLIPELSQGASQLIGAFHFASVDSAKEKEVNFLKFLNSIGYKVVSQEIIQHKDGSKEGNLDPEIMLQMIRCIDTSDTVVLVSGDGDFKPFVEYLKEKHCRVEVYGFEASTNKTLKKVSDRYVDLKTLDVFKNNPDRDNPPKPKPVLCSPSR